The Ruminococcaceae bacterium R-25 genomic interval GAGCATTTGTTGACGATAACATCAACGGGCAGATCTTCCACGCGCAGGATTTCGCGGGAATGACTCTCGAAGAAGCAGTAAACAGCATCAAATAAAAAGGGAGATAATGTATGGAAAACTTCACGTTCTACTCACCCACAAAGTTCGTTTTCGGCAAGGGCACTGAATCTGAGGCAGGCAAGCTCGTTAAGGCTTTCGGCGGATCCAAAGTCCTCATCCACTATGGCGGCGGCAGTGTTGTCCGTTCAGGTCTTTTAGACCGCGTTAAGGCTTCACTCGACGGTGAAGGAATTCCATATGTCGAATTGGGCGGCGTTAAGCCGAACCCGAGAAGCGGCCTCGTTTATGAAGGTATCGACCTCTGCAAAAAAGAGGGCATTGATTTCATTCTCGCAGTAGGCGGCGGAAGCTCCATAGATTCATCCAAAGCTATCGCAGCAGGCGTTGTTTACGACGGCGATTTCTGGGATTTCTATTGCGGCAAGCCTATCGAAAAGGCTCTCCCTGTAGGAACAGTCCTCACGATCGCAGCTGCAGGCAGCGAAGGCTCCGGCGACTCTGTTATCACCAAGGAAGAAGGTATGTACAAGCGCGGCGCAAGCGGCGAGGGCATAAGGCCCAAGTTCAGTATCCTCAATCCTGAACTTACACAGACTCTGCCTCCTTACCAGACGGCATGCGGCATCACGGACATCATGGCTCACCTTTACGAGCGCTATCTCACAAATTCAAAGGATGTCGAAGTTACAGACCGCCTGATCGAAGCACTCCTCATCACAATGAAAAATGAAGGACCCAAGGTAATCGCTGATCCCAACGATTATCAGGCACGCGCAAATATCATGTGGGCAGGCACTATGGCACACACAAATTCCTGCGGCGTTGGCCGTTCACAGGACTGGAACAGCCACAACATCGAGCATGAATTATCAGCTCTCTACGACTGCGCTCACGGTGCAGGACTTGCGGTAACAATGCCTGCAGTTTTCAAGTATGTTATGAACCACGATGTTGCACGCTTCACACAGGTTGCAAACCGCGTCTGGGGTGTTGAGACTGCCGAGGAAGGCATCGAAGCATTCAAGCAGTTCCTCATCTCCATCGGCATGCCTTCGACATTGGGCGAATTAGGCGGCAAGGAAGAAGATATTCCCACACTTGTTAAGAACCTCTGCTACGGCGACGGCCGTGACGGCACGATCTCCGGATTTGTAACTCTTAATGAGGAAGACTGCGCAAATATCTACAAAGCAATGATCTGATAATTATTTATATTTTTTGGAGAATATCCGGGCTTTCTTTTATGACAGCCTTTTTTCGTGCTTTTGAGACGTTTTTCGCAATACGGATGTTATGGCGCTCCAAATTGTCTGATTTTTTTGAACGATTTTTCAAACGGCTGTCTGCAAACGCCTCCCTGTAACTCAACCGTAACAGTGCGTTCATTTGACTAACATACCGATTTCCTATAATCCGCAATAAATATACTTGCCATTATTGTGCAGAAATGGAGCAGGGAGACCGGTGAAAAAGGACGATCTGAGCGACCTTAGCCGCAGGGAGCTGGTCGATACTTTGTATAACCTGATGAACGAGAATGAACGGGGAGTTAAGAAGATCCCTGTTCCAAAGCAGGTTGCAGAGGAAAGACGGAGACTTCGGAAAAGAGCTAGGGTGACAAGGACAATTGTTACTGCTTTAGGAGCATTGACTGTAGTTGCTGCAGTTGCTGTTTTGTTGTCCACATTTCTTTTCACGGCAATTCAGGTATCCGGCGACAGCATGGAACCTACCTTATCTGACGGTGATGTTCTCGTTCTGCTCAATGCCCGCGACTATTCGAGCGGACAGCTCTGCTGTGTCGCCTGGCAGAACAAATTGCTTATAAAGCGTGTAATTGCTGTCGGAGGTGACAGCATTGACATAGACAGGGAAGGCAATGTCTCGGTAAACGGAAAGAAGATCGACGAACCTTATGTTACCGAGAAGAGCCTTGGTGAATGCGATATAGAATTCCCGTATCTTGTGCCCGAAGGCCGGGTATTTGTAATGGGAGATCAAAGATCGACATCGATCGACAGCAGAAGTTCTGCTGTAGGCGCTGTGGAAGAGGATCAGATAGTTGGCCGGGTCTGGTTTAAAGCGTGGCCGTTTGGGAGCTGAATACAGTGAATAAGCGCATTGAAAACTACATAATGCTGCTTAACAGGGCAAGAACAGGCAGGAGACGGTTAGTGTCCCTCGTACTTGCTCTGTCTTTAGCTGTTTCAGGAAATGTTTTCTGGCTCATGCGCGGAATCGGAACCGCTTTGACCAATGACCTTGTATGCGGACTTGAAGAACATGTTCACAGCGAAGAATGTTATGAGAAAAAGCTTATCTGCGAAGAGGAACATGAACATACCGATGAATGTTATGAAATGATCCTTATTTGCGGTAAGGAAGAACATAAACACACTGAAGACTGTTATGCACCTGTTTCCGTTCAGCGCGAGACACGATCTGATTGGGAAAAGACGATCCCCAAGACCCGTGGTGTCTATGCGAGCGATCTTATGAACGTTGCCGCATCTCAGACAGGTTATGTCGAGAGCGAGGACGGATATACAAGATATGGTGACTGGTACGGCAACCCGACAGCTGACTGGAATGTGATGTTTATATCATTCTGCATGCATTATGCGGGTATCAGCAAGGATAAGATACCCGGCGGTGCAGGCTGTTGGGCATGGCAGGTCAAGCTCGAAGAAAAAGGACTTCTCATTACGGATCTGAATGTTTTACCTCAGATCGGTGACATCGTTCTTGCAGATAAGGACGGCGACGGCAAGTGCGACCGTGCCGGCATCGTAGCAGATGTTACTGACGGAAAGATCAGTCTGATCGAAGGTGATGTTGACGGCAAAGTCGGCACTGCATCTTATACTTCCGGCAGTGGCGTGGTATTCGGTTATGTTTCCATTAATTCTTTAAATAAGCAGGAAGTTAAGCCTGATGATGAGGCTGTATCCGAGACTGCAGAAGAAACAACAGCCGCGTTACCGGAAGGAACAACAGAAGAACCCGCCGAAACAACGGAAACCACCACGGAAGAAAAGGTTTCTATTTTAGAATTTAACGCTGAAACAGAATCCGGTATCTGCGTTAAAGCAACTGCACCTGCAGGTGCGTTCCCTGAAGGCGTCACTATGACCGCCGCAGATGTTAACGACGAGAATATCATCGCCAAGGCTGAAGGCGCTGTGGAAGAAAATAAGGAAGTAAAGGGAAGTATCGCTATAGATATTACCTTTAAAGACAGTGACGGAAATGAGATTGAACCTGCGGAAGACACAACGGTTAACGTTAGTATCAGCATTCCTGAAGATAAGCAGATCGATGCTGATTCCTACAGCCTTTTCCACGTTAACAATGATGGCGCGACAGAGGTTGAAGGTGTTCAGGCAACGCAATCGGAAGTCGTTTTCGAATCTGACAGTTTCTCTATCTTTATCCTTACGGCAACAGGAGAAAGAAGCAAGGATAAAGTACATGCATGGATCAAGAATGCCGGCATGGGCACTCTTGAAGGTCATAGAGAATATGATCCTGAAACCGGTACATATGGCGACTATATCGTTAATGACAGAGAATATCCTTACGTATTGAGAGCAGGTGACACTATAACCCTTATCGGATATAACGATCAGCAGACTCCCAGATTTGTGATAGAAACTGATGACGGCAATAACAACAGTAATAATCACAGAAATATCGAGATAGTCGGCGAACAGACGGTTGAAGGAGATAAGGTAACTGCCGTAATAAGCGGTGTCGGCTCCACTGGATGGAGATATGAAAATGATCACTGGATAAGAGATTCCGTCAGGATCAGACTTGAGGGTACCGATGAATACTTCTATATCCAGGTCGATGAATACGGTTCTTCGGGTGCTGTGGTTGATTTTGATAATGTTCCTGTTTACAACAACAATAATGACAATATATGGAATTATTATGTCCGTGTCGGCCAGACGATTTCTGTAGCCGGTACGCCTAACCAAAACGGCGATCATTGGCCGTATATTGCAAATGGAGATAATCCGAACGGCTGGATAATAACAAACAATGCTTCATACCAGCAGCTTGATAACGGAAAGAGACAGCTTACAATCCCTGCCGAGATTTATTATGGAAACCGCGATAATGTTCAGATCATTACCATGTATACACCGCAGGGCATAAAGAAGGTAAGGATCATCGAGAATGTTGACGGCAACATCGATCATGCCGATATCGAGATTGCGGATGGCGGTGTCTATACCAATGTTCAGATTGAAGGCGGTAAGAACGGCGAACTGTATAAGACAGTTACCGAATACCAGTCATTTGTATATGACGTCAATTATTCTGAAATGCTCAATTCGCAGGGCGGAGTCGTCCAATTCTATGATAACAATGCAGGATATGCACCAATCACTCCTTCAAGATTTATAGGCGGTAAGGATCCTGAAACCGGTGAATGTCATGACTACTGGTCTGATCCTAATTATGCTCCAGGCAATTCACAGTATGAGTTAACTTCCAAGTACACTTGTCCGCCCGGAGAGACTTTCGATATGGGGCATGCCCGTTGGAGCAACAAGAGATTCTTCTATCAGGATGTAGCAGGTGCTATATTTGATGTCGAACTTCAGATTATTCCCCGCCATGTCCAAAAGTTTATCTGGAATGCTGATGCAAATGGCGGAGCCGGTGGATGGGATCCCATTTCCGGTCAGAATATCGAATATGATATCCATTACAACCAGGGTACGGGCGGCCAGTACAGGACGCGTACGGACAATGGCCCCTGGTCCGACTTTATTGATCTTAAGCCGGCTTCTTCCGGCGGTATCGTCGAATATAAAAACGAAGTCTTCAATCTTGGTAAGCAGGCCGTGATCGATGCTTATAACAAGTGCCCGAACCATTCCGGGCTTGATTTTACAGTTCATCACGATCTTGCAACGATTGAGTTTACCGCGAGCAAAGTTCTGACAGGAAGAACTCTTCAGAACAACGAATTCCTTTTTAAGCTCTTCCCGAGTGTTGAAGAGGCAATAGCTGATCCTGTTCCGACAGGAATTGCTTCGGCGAGAAACGATGCCTCGGGAAAAGTGGTTTTCGAGAATGTCGAATTCGAAAACGTTTCAGGTGAGCACACATACACTTACTACATGAGAGAGATCCCCGGAGACGATGAAGAAGTCATATACGATCCTGTTATCTACAAGATAATCATTGACGTAAACAAGGTAAAACATAACGCCGGGCCTGAAGGTCAGGACATTGTCGTTCCTGTCGATATAAGGTCGTTTACAAGACTTCGAAAAGGCGGAGATCCGACTAATGACAATGACTATCTGCCGGCTGACCAGTTTGTATTTAATAACACAACGAATAAATACGTTCTGCCTGATACAGGAGGTGGCGGCATCGCACCATACTTTGCCATCGGCACAGTGCTGATCGTGGGAGCCCTGATACTGCTGTTGCTCAGGCGGCGCAAGGAGGTGGATTTGTGATAACAACCGAAGTGATTAAAAAGAATGAAATAAATAAACTCAAAAGGAAAGGAACAAAGAAAATGACTAAGATAATGAAGAAGATCACATCCGTTTTCATAGCTTTCGTTATGATAATGGCGATGGGTGCATCGGCCTTCGCAGCAGGCCCTTACACCATTACGATTAAGAAGAAAGATACGAGTGATAAGTCTGTTCACAAGTATGAGGTTTATCAGATCCTCAAGGGAGAATCGACTGACGCAGGCCAGCTTCACAGTATTGACTGGGGCGATCATGTTGACGTGTCCGATGAGTCTGCCGTACTAGCAGCTTTATCGGGTGCTACTGTTTTGAACACTACATGCTCAAATGTTGAGGATGTCGTTGAGGCATTAAAGGATTTGGAGAGCAATTCTGCTCCGCTTGACAATTTTGCTTCAGCAATTTCAGATTTTCTGAAAACAACATCATTGACGGCTACTCTTGCGGCAAACGCAAGTTCAACAACTGTTTCCGTAACAGAGCCCGGCTATTACATGGTCAAGGATACTATTACGGATAACGACAACCCCAGTGCTGTTTCCAAGTTCATGCTTAAGGTCGTAAGCAATACAAATATTGATATCGATACAAAAGAAGAGATCCCTACACTCGATAAGGTAATCGAATCAGCAACTGACAGCACATCGATCACTGCTGACGGAAAGAAGAATACAGCAAGTGTCGGCGATGATATTAACTACAAGATTACAACAAAGGTACCTAATCTTATTGGCAAGGGTTACAAAGATAAGTATTGCTTTGTTGTTAACGATGAACTGAGCGCAGGTCTTACATATAAGGGTACAGCGGCTCCCACGATAACGATCGCAACGTCTCCCGTAACAACTCTTGTTGCCGGTACTGATTTTACTTTCGATAAGGATGACAGCGGATCCACAACAAAACTTCAGATCGTTTTCAATCCCGTAAAGATGCTCGAAAAGGGTACGAGTGCAGCTTTCGCAGGCAAGGAAATGACGATCAAGTACACTGCTATTCTTAATGAAGATGCAGTAATGACAGATGCAGGAAATCCTAATACTGCAGAACTTGTTTATTCAAATAATCCTTATCAGACTTATGCAGGTGATGTTCCTTCACCTTCAGAGCCCCACGGACAGACACCCGAATCAAAGACAATTACTTATACAACTGAAGTTGAACTTGATAAGGTTGATGCAAACAATACTTCAAAGAGACTTGCCGGTGCTGAATTCCAGATCACGGGTCTTTCAAGCAAGCAGGTCGTAACAACTGCCCAGCGCCTTGAAAGAGATGACGATGCAGGCACACTCTATAAGCTCAAGGACGGAAGCTATACGTCAGAAGCTCCTGACGGAACAAATAACGGCAAGTATGAAGACGGAAAGTACAAACTCGTTGAAAAGACAGAAATAGAGAAACTCGAAGGCTCACAGACGATAGTTGATTTTGTCGTAGGTGACGACGGTATCATCAATCTTTCCCGCCTTGGTGCAGGAACATATACGATCAAGGAGACAAAAGCTCCTACAGGATATGTAATGAGCAACACGGAGCATACGCTTGTAATCGACTGTGATCTTTCCGGAACAGCTCCTGTATGGACATACACATTTGACGGTGATGACATTACCGCAACACCTATCTCCATCATGATTGTCGACAACATGAAGGTTTCTGATCTTCCTATCACGGGAGGTATCGGTACTACAATCTTCTATATTGCAGGTTCAGTATTGATACTTGCAGGTGTTACACTTCTTATCGCAAAGAAGAGAAAGATCAACGAAGTTTAATGAAAGGCAGATGGCTGAGTATCTTAATAGTAGTTCTGATCGTGGCAGGCGCGGCTCTGCTGCTCTATCCCACAGTCAGCAATTATCTTCATTCGAAGTATTCAGCCTCGGTAATTAAGGATTATCACACGGTGTATCAGAACACCGAAGAGGAGAAAAGGCAGGACATAATCCGCAAAGCGGAAGACTATAATACGAGATTGTTTTCTGCCAACGCTCCGCTCTATGAACCCACCCAGGTCACTGGTTATAACGATACTCTTGATCTTACGGGAACGGGTGTAATGGGGTACATTGATATTGATAAGATCGGCGTGGAACTCCCGATCTACCATGGTGTGGATGCGGGAGTGCTTCAGATCGGAGTCGGACATCTTGAGGGATCAAGTCTACCTGTCGGAGGAGTGAACACTCACTGTATTCTGTCAGGACACAGAGGACTTCCTTCTGCAAAGCTCTTCACCGATCTGAATGAAATGGCGATAGGTGACAGGTTTACCATCACCGTTTTAGATCGGGTACTTACGTATGAGGTCGATCAGATAAAGGTAGTGCTTCCGGAGGATGCTTCGGAACTCGCTATCGAAGAAGGTAAGGATTATTGTACTCTTGTAACATGTACTCCTTATGGAATTAATACACACCGCCTTCTGGTCAGAGGCATCAGAGTGGATGGTGAGATAACAAGAACGCCAGATATATTTGTATCCAATGAGGCGTTTAAGATCGATAAGACTATTGTCGCAACTGTCATTGCGCTGCCTTTATTTATCACGGTAACGTTAGTAGCGGTAGTAATCGAGAGGAGAAGGTCGGGACATGACAAAAAACATAAAAATGTTTAGCGTCGCAGTGCTTATTGCACTTGTAATATGTTTCACGCCATGCATATCTGTGTTTGGCTTTGTTGTGCCGGATCCCGATAAGCCGACAAGTCTTTCCATGACGCTGAAATATTCAGGAGATGACGTTCTCTATGTTTCAGGCGCAGAAATAACTCTTTACAAAGTCGCTGACTGCAAGACCACATCCAGCGCAGTAAGCTATGACCTGACAAGTGGTTATGCCGCTTCTGGATTAGATCTTGACGGCAAGATAACCCAGTCCATGATCGATGATCTGGTCAAGTATACAGATGCGAACAGCATCACCGGTATTACGAAATCGACTGACAACAACGGAGAGGTAGCTTTTGACGGACTTGAAAGCGGAGTATATCTTGTATCCGCAACAAGTCTGCCGGACGGTTTTTCGTCCTTTGTTCCTTTCCTTTATTACCTCCCGTTCTTCGATCAGGATACCGGCGCCTGGGTTTATGACGGCGTTGCAGAGCCTAAGATCTCTTACTATCCGCCGGTTGACATTACAGTTAAGAAAGTATGGAACGATGACGGCAAAGACCGTCCTGCTTCAATTACCGTACAGCTCGAAAACGAGGATGGTATCGTAGATACAGTCGTGCTCAATTCTGCGAACGGATGGAAGCATGAATGGACAAACATGAGAGCCGATAAGAAATGGACTGTTAAGGAAACTAATGTGCCCAAGGGTTATCAGGTAACATATTCCTCCGCAGGTCTTGACTTTACCGTAACCAACACGGCCAAACTGATACAGACAGGTCAGGTACAATGGCCTGTGCCGGTCATGGTATTTGCCGGTTCATTCCTTATCTGTGCGGGTATCCTGATAAAGCTTCCGGGAAAGAAAAAAGATGAAGAGTAAGCGCAGACTGATCGGAAACATATCGATTACAGTGGGCCTGATCCTGCTCCTCGGCGCAGGCGGGCTCTTTTTCTTTAATATGCTCGAAAATAACAGTTTTGATGAAGATTCTTTTGACCTTGCAGAGCAGGTAAGATCTGAGATGGAACATACCGATGAGTCCATCGAAGGATCTGTTCCTGAAGAGACTGACAAGGTTGAACTGACTGAACTCAAGACCAGAAAGATAGGTGACGGAGTCTTTGACGGAATACTTGCAATTCCCGCTATTGAACTCGAGATGTCTGTATACGATACATGGAATGACGAGTACCTCCGTAAATCGATTTGCAGATACTATGGCTCGCCCTACACGGATGATTTTGTGATCGCAGGACATAATTACCGGAGCGGTTTCGGTAAACTTAAAAAGCTTAAACCGGGTGACGAAGTGTTCTTTACGGACATGGATGGCGTAACCACCCGTTACATCGTAAAACAGCTCGAAGTTTTGAATGGAACAGATATATCAGGCATGCTTTCTGGAGACTGGCCGCTGTCGCTTTATACGTGCACATATGGCGGAAGTGCGAGACTAACCGTGCGTTGTGAAAAGGCATAACGCGTCCGTTCATTAGTGAGAATGTATGTATAATTATGAAAAACGGAGGGCGCACCATGAGCAGCATCGATATACGAAAGATAAGCATTACCAACCTTGATGTTGACGCGATAGTAAATGCGGCGAATTCCTCGCTTCTTATGGGCGGCGGTGTCTGCGGCGCTATCTTCAGGGCGGCGGGAGCTGCCAAACTTCAGGCTGCCTGCTTTAAGATCGGCGGCTGCAAGACAGGTGATGCGGTCATTACTCCAGGTTTTAAACTCCCTGCAAAACATGTTATCCACGCTGTAGGCCCCGTCTGGCACGGCGGCAATAAAGGCGAACCCGAGCAGCTTTACAGCGCATACAAGCGCTCTTTGGAAGTCGCGAAAGAAAACAACCTTCATTCGATCGCTTTCCCCTTGATCTCTGCCGGAATCTACGGTTATCCGCAGGATCAGGCATGGTGCAAGGCTCTTCAGGCCACTAGCGACTTCATAGAGGCTAATAAGAACTATGAAATGAACATCATATTTGCCGTTATCGACGACGGGATCTTAGCGCTCGGCAAAAAGACGATGACGGATCTTAATTTCGCTGATAAAATGTGAGTTGATCTGGAAATAACGGAGGGGTTCTGAAAGTGTTTTTCACGATAGAGGAAACATTAAAGAAGGTTTCTCGCGAAGAGATAAACGGCAAACAGTTTGTAGCAGTTCTTTCTGCCGAAGAATGGATGAAGAACAAAGACAGCTTCGAGATGGGCATGGATATAGAGCCCGATCTGGCTGACATATTCCTTACAAAGGCAGAAGTTAACTACGATTCGCTCACAGGAACATTCTCCATTCCCGACCGCAAAAATCCTTCCGGCGACGACCTCAAATTCGCATTCGTCATGGACGAGAAGGGCATTGTTTTCATTGATAATTCAGGTTCCGCATTAGACATCATCCAGGGTGTCCAGCGCACGAAAAAGTGGAAGATGCCGAGCCTCGAACGCTTCTTATATGATTTCCTGGACCAGATCGTAAAAGACGATCTGAGATTGATGGAAAAGTATGAAGACGAGCTCGATCACATGGAGCAGGCGATAATCGACGGCGATGAGAATCTGCCTTCAGGACGCCTTAACGACATCAGAAACGATATCCGTTATCTTCGTATCCACTACGAGCAGCTCATGGACCTTGCTGCCGAATTCGAAGAGAATGAGAACGGCTTCTTCAAGCTCGAAAACTTAAGATATTTCAGGCTGTTCATAAACCGCGCAGAGAGACTGCACGAAGCATCAATGTCTCTGCGTGACTATACCATGCAGCTCCGAGACCTTTACAAGGCCCAGCTCGACTTGAAGCAGAACCGCATCATGACCGTTCTTACAGTCGTAACAACGATCTTCATGCCTCTGACACTTATCGTAGGCTGGTACGGAATGAACTTCGTCTACATGCCCGAACTCAAGTGGGAAGGCAGCTATCCGGTCGTAATCGCCGTAAGCATTCTGATCGTCGTTTTGAGCCTGATATTCTTCAAGCGCAAAAAGTGGCTCTGATAATTCCTGCTTTTGCACTTCAGACATGCTAAATCCGGTAGTCGTTTTATCAAACAGGTTGTCCTGCAGACTCGATGCAGCCAGGGACAGGAAGATCAGCGGGAAGAATCTCGGTGAATTTGTTCCGACTCCTTTTGCAAAAACGCATGGTGCCACGGGAAGCCAGTCTGCTCCTTATCTTGGACTGGACGTTGTCCTGGAAGATCTGGATCTTTCTCCCGATGACTCATTTATCGATATCGGCTGCGGCAAGGGACGTGTGATCGCTTACCTTCTTAAGAAAGGCTGCACCTGCAAGATCACAGGTGTTGAGATAAATCCCCAGGTTGCTTTTGTCGCGCGCAGCTGGTCCTCGCACATACCGAATGTTGAGATAATCGAAGGCGATGCAATGAGGCTTGATTATAACGCCTACAGCGTGCTCTTCATGTACCGGCCGATGGAGACGGATACTTTTAAGACTTTTATTGAGCATCTCGAAAATACGCTTACGCACAAGATCAAACTCTATTACTATGCAGATATGCAGAGCGGCTATTACTTGAATGAAAGGGCAGGGTGGAAGCTCATTAAGCGTGAAGAGATCTACCGTGTGCGCGGTTACTATATTCACAAGACTCCGCAGCGTTATTCGGTGTGGGAATACTCTGTTGATTAATCAACCATTTCCACTTCTGCGAAAACTATATCAGTAACGGTCTTTAATATATCTTCCGGAACCTTTTCAACAAACTTATTCTGTCTGGATGAAAGATCCAATGTCCTTATGTGTTCACACAGAATTGCACCTGTAGTAGAAGTGCGCTCATCCAAAGGCACATGGAGTGGAAAGTTGTTATTTGTATTTGTAATAGGACAGACAATTGCAAGCTTGGTTCGTCTGTTGAATTCATTATTACTTATGACAAGTGCAGGACGGAATCCGGCCTGTTCATGGCCTTGTTTTGGGTCAAAGCTGACCTTGATAATATCGCCTTGTTTTACCATGCTTCCCTCCCTGAAGGATCTCCCCAGTCAATCTCAGAGGGTTCATATTTGCCTTTGAATCCTTCGAAAAGGGCATGGATATTTTTTCTCTGAACAGGGCGCGAACGCTCGATTATTATCTTGCCATCATCAACAATGATATCGACCATTTCATCTTCAGACCAAGTCAGATCATCAAGCATGAATTTGGGAATTCTGATTCCCTGACTATTTCCCCATTTTTGAAGTTTTACAGTCATACGTAAATGTCCTCCTTGTATGTATATACATAGTATATACACAATTAGTACGAATATCAAGAGTTTTGAGGAACAAAAGAAGGGGCTGCCGGCACTTACCGGCAACCCCAAAACAAGGGTCGGACATCATGAACAGATGGGTTATTTACGCTCGTCCAAAACTTTTTGTACTCTGTCCTGGGCGATCTTTATTACGGCGTCCAGATCTTTCTGGCCTGTGAAGTAAGACGGCATTTCTTCCACCAGTATTATGGATATTGCCGCATCGTTGAAATTCGAATTTGAGCAGGATTCGATTACCTTTTCGAGAGCATCGAGCTGTTCTGTCGTATACTTCACGTTATTCTTGGGCTTAGGGCCGTCTCCGTAATATCCGAAAGGGTATGCGGGATTGATCGTATTAAAGTATTCAAACGCTTTAATACCTGTTTCACGGAAGATCTCACGGTTTAATACAAAATATCCTCTCGTGGCAATCTCTTGCTGTGTTTCGTCGGAAATCAGGAGCTTCAGGAAATCGGCACAAGCGTCGGCGCTCTTTGCCTGGGCGGAAATTGCGAGTGAGTCGTATGAATAAACTGTAGGTCCGCGTCCGTCAGAAGAGGGTGTTCCGAGTATTGAGGTGCAGCCTCTGGTGTTTTCGACTGCCTGAATATAATCCCAATATCCGGAGAATGAACCGTAGACAGCTTTCTGCATCTCGGCCGGAGTGTTGCTGTCGATATATACGGTCCTGTCGTCCTGTGTCCAATCCGGGCTCTTTTCCTGGACGTTATCCTTGACGAATTCTGCGAGGGCTGCAAATTCGGGACCTGAGAAATCCGCTTTTTTGTTGGAGATGAATTTTTCGCTCATGTTGTCGAAGAGACCGGCAAAATAATGTGCCTGGCCTGAAGTGTTCAGGTCCTTGCCGTTCAAAGTATCCTTGAGGAATTTAACATATTCGTCTGTTGTAAAACCGACTCCTGTTGTGGCTGCATATTTAGCATCCGTCTGGATGCCGAAGAGGCCGAAACTTATGGGCATGCTGTAAAGCTTTCCGTCGGTTTTCATTGCATCAAGTACGTTGGTGAAGTACTTATCGCTCTTCATATTGCTTGTGTAATCAGACAGGTCCATAAGGTAATTGCTGTTTTTAAGCGCACCGTAACCGTCAATATTCAAAAGCATGTCAGGGCCTTCGCCGTTCATGATGTCCATTGCGAGTTTATTGGTCATGTCTGCCATGTATTTAAGGCTGATTTCGTTGGATTCATCGTCGTTAGTTGCTTTCCTGTACTCTGAGGAAACATTTGAAGAGTAACGCTCCGTGACCTCGATAAAGTAGTCCTTGTTAGACTCGTTAT includes:
- a CDS encoding ABC-type glycerol-3-phosphate transport system substrate-binding protein, with protein sequence MKSLSKVAAVMLAASIMFSMAACNKGGSKGHSGQKITSDMPWFEANPFEVETGIDPDKELEFNYSQLIGSDEKQIAVFTQGSYKYPENVDWSTFDYNAYQISGITLVDKATRKTAKYIDLMSLKGVGYVDSASYSDGKLTLDVNEYDEKTNTMTSKSIDIDPETEKVLETRENKSSDSIQNVFTIGKYKVQLLAIWTETEPIYSLNIISPDGEQNKIDFKDETSKISYVESIIPFDEKTGLIVADADSAFAFFKLDLATGKITKEDSKNYDWLDFLAAYRMRGCSDGNVYSIDSTGITKVDFKKKAAEEVLNFSWCNIDRNLANSLMVADVYDDSIILYGEKIKTLPYTNSYGGSSADFVMYEMKKADKNPHEGKTILELFASSGYVSEDINNAITKYNESNKDYFIEVTERYSSNVSSEYRKATNDDESNEISLKYMADMTNKLAMDIMNGEGPDMLLNIDGYGALKNSNYLMDLSDYTSNMKSDKYFTNVLDAMKTDGKLYSMPISFGLFGIQTDAKYAATTGVGFTTDEYVKFLKDTLNGKDLNTSGQAHYFAGLFDNMSEKFISNKKADFSGPEFAALAEFVKDNVQEKSPDWTQDDRTVYIDSNTPAEMQKAVYGSFSGYWDYIQAVENTRGCTSILGTPSSDGRGPTVYSYDSLAISAQAKSADACADFLKLLISDETQQEIATRGYFVLNREIFRETGIKAFEYFNTINPAYPFGYYGDGPKPKNNVKYTTEQLDALEKVIESCSNSNFNDAAISIILVEEMPSYFTGQKDLDAVIKIAQDRVQKVLDERK